The following coding sequences lie in one Pseudomonas svalbardensis genomic window:
- the truA gene encoding tRNA pseudouridine(38-40) synthase TruA, producing MVADGFFRIALGVEYKGSRYRGWQRQASGVLTVQETLEKALSKVADSPVSLLCAGRTDAGVHACGQVVHFDTQVERSMKAWVMGANINLPHDVSVSWAKVMPAHFHARFKAIARRYRYVIYNDQIRPAHLNEEITWNHRPLDVERMAEAAQYLVGTHDFSAFRAGQCQAKSPIKELHHLRVTRHGKMIVLDIRASAFLHHMVRNIAGVLMTIGAGERPVEWMKEVLESRIRRSGGVTAHPYGLYLVQVEYRDEFELPERYIGPHFLTGFSELDG from the coding sequence ATGGTGGCCGACGGCTTTTTCCGGATCGCGTTGGGCGTTGAATACAAAGGCTCGCGCTATCGCGGCTGGCAGCGCCAGGCTTCCGGCGTACTTACCGTGCAGGAAACGCTCGAAAAGGCCTTGTCCAAAGTCGCCGATTCACCCGTGTCGCTGCTCTGCGCCGGGCGTACGGATGCCGGCGTTCATGCGTGCGGTCAGGTGGTGCATTTCGATACCCAGGTCGAGCGTTCGATGAAAGCCTGGGTCATGGGCGCCAATATCAATTTGCCCCACGACGTCAGTGTCAGCTGGGCCAAGGTTATGCCGGCGCATTTTCATGCGCGGTTCAAGGCGATTGCCCGGCGCTATCGCTACGTGATCTACAACGATCAGATCCGCCCGGCGCACCTGAACGAAGAAATCACCTGGAACCACCGTCCGCTGGACGTCGAACGCATGGCCGAGGCGGCGCAGTACCTGGTCGGTACCCACGATTTCAGCGCTTTCCGTGCCGGCCAGTGTCAGGCCAAGTCGCCGATCAAGGAGCTGCATCACCTGCGCGTCACGCGCCACGGCAAGATGATCGTGCTGGACATCCGCGCCAGCGCCTTCCTGCACCACATGGTGCGCAACATTGCTGGCGTGCTGATGACCATCGGTGCCGGCGAGCGCCCGGTGGAGTGGATGAAAGAAGTGCTGGAGAGCCGCATTCGCCGTTCCGGTGGGGTGACGGCGCATCCGTACGGCCTGTACCTGGTGCAGGTCGAGTACCGCGACGAGTTCGAATTGCCCGAGCGTTACATCGGGCCGCACTTCCTGACCGGCTTCTCGGAACTTGACGGCTGA